The stretch of DNA GTCGCAATCATTTCGACGTGAGCAATTTCTTCGGTTCCGATATCTAAAATCATATCCCGGTACTTTTGTTCAGCCCGGCAATTCCAGCCTTGAAAAAGGTATTGCATCATGACTGTCATTTCACCGTATTGACCGCCAAGGATTTCTTGAAGTTTCTTCGCATAGACTGGATCCGGCTTCGTTGGTTTCGCGTCATATTGAAGCTCTTTAACGTGTGAAAACATTGTGTCCCTCCATTAAAAAAATTTTATGGGCGCTGCCTTATAGGATTGATAATGATCAAAATTAATTTGTCCAACTTCAGGGTGATTATGCTGTGTCACCGGCCCACCATAATGGTATTTTTATACAAAAGGCTGGATTCAAAGTCAATGTTGTCATTTGCCCTCATTGATTGGAGAGAAAGGCGTGAGACTCCTGCGGGAAAAGCAACAGCTGAAGACCCCGCAGGAAGTGGTTTTCTTCCGAGGAGGCTGAAGCGTTGCCCGCGGAAAGCGAACGCCTGGAGCGGAAATCAACAGTCACGTTTAACAAAGCCATACGAAAAAACACCCCTCAGAATCGTTACCGTGAACGATGGTCTGAGAGATGTTTGTCGTTGGCTTTTCTTATTCAATGTTTCGCGTCGGCAGCGTCTGAATATAAGCGTCAGATTGGTCGAGCAGTTGCAGCATTTTCTTATATTGCTGGTCGTATTTGTCCTTAGGGTTGTTCAATTGATCCTCAATATGCTTTCCATTACTTAGATCAATCACTCGAACACCCTTCCGAGCAGATTCACCGATATATAAAATATTTTGATTAAAAAATGAGCCTGATGGCAAGTAATATCGCATCCCGAACATATTATGATCATACGCTAGTAAGTCTTGACCAAATAAGGTCATGTCCGAATAATCGACACCGAGTAATGACATCGCTGTCGGCATGAAATCAATTTGTCCGCCATACTTCGAGATCGTCTGTCCGTCATTGGTTTTCCCTGGGATCGAAACCATTAACGGAATATTGAATTTCTCTAACGGCGAGTATGGCTGACCTAATAAATCGTTCAGCAGCCGGCGGTCTTCGTCGGTCATCAAATCACCATGAATCCCCGAATGGTCACCGTAGACGAACAGCATGCTGTCCTGCCACAATCCCTCAGCCTTAAGCTTTTTAATAAACCGCCCTAAAGCAGCGTCAGCATAATGCTGGGCTTGCAGGTAATCACCGATCAGGGTATCGTTGTATTTGTTCGGCAAATCAAGTTCTTGCTTCTCTGGCGGCATTTCAAATGGTGAGTGCGCAGTGATTGAGACAATATTGGCATAAAACGGGCCTTTTTTGTCCATGTTCTTCAGTACATCCATGCTTTTGGAATAGAGGACGTCATCACTCGCCCCATGTCCGACAACATCTTGTTCGCCAAAGTAGGATTTGTCGTACCAATCATCATAACCAAGCGCTGGATAAAGCTCATCACGATTCCAGAACGTCACATCATCCGTATGGAATGTTGCTGAATGATACCCCTCTTCAGCCAATCTTTTCGGCAAACTTGGGAACTTATGGTCAATAAATTGATCAACAGTCGGCCGTTTACCAGCTGGATACAGGGATGTATTCATCAGAAATTCAGCATCGGACGTGTTGCCCGCTCCAATCGATTGGATGATATTATTGAAATAAAGACTGTGTCCTCGTAAATCATTCAAATGCGGCGTGATTTCCTGGCCGTTAATCGTTCGTCCGATAACAAAATCTTGTAATGATTCCATTTGAATGACAATCAAATTGCGCCCCTCGGCCACCCCAAATTTTGGGTGTTCTTGTACCGGTTCGGGCTCGATACCTTTTATTTTCAGAGTCTTATTTAAGGTCAAAGTCTCTGGATCGATCGCGAGCGTGTCATCTTTTATGGAAGCATATGCTTGAATGAGTTGCATATTAAAGATCCCCGATTTTTTGGCGAGCACACCATTATCAAGAATTTCATTCGTTTTATTAAGAAAAAATCCAGTAGTCCCTATTAAAAGGAAGACTATCGCGACGACGGCCTGGAGCTTGTTTCGCTTGGACGGTAGTGGCACGCGCTCCACATCGTCTTTTCGCTTGAGATAAAATGGCAACATGATCAGCATGATGATGACATCATAAAAAAATAGCCCATCAAGCGGCGAAAACAGAACGATCACACTGCCATTAAGCGACGGGACTTGACCGACGCTGCCCAGTTCATAATAGGTTGGCAGTGTTCCGAAATAACCGAAGTAAAGACTAATGCTGATAAAAATAGCCGTGAACACAATGTCGGCTATGAAAAATTTTAAGAAACGTCGTTTTTTGGCCAACGCATCAATCAGCAGCATGACTGAAAGAATGAATAGCCCATCATAGACCATGATATGGAAATTAATGGTCAAATAAATAAAATAACTCATCATCATTAATTTGATCAGTAAGATCGCTGTAAATATAGATAATTGCTGCTGTCTGATGTTATGTATGATGCGGTTCATGAAATCTTACACCTCAAACCATATATTAATGAGTTTCGAACAGCTTGTAAAGTTTAGAATCAATAGGGCACTTCGCGGAATGATCACACCCGGATCCCAATCAAATAACAAACCCGCCGCGGTAAAACGGCGGGTGGCTGCCTTCTTTTTATTGATCTGTATTCTGGCCAAGCTTGTTCATGTCCACTTCTTTGGCGTTGTCTTTGACTTTTTTGGGAATGCTGATGTCATCGAGTTCATTGAACTTAGAGAATGTCATGGTCATTGTTTGGTTAAGTTCCATATTTGACGATTGATCATTGGATTGATTCTCATCCCCAGCGACTGACAACGTCATGTCCATATCCATAGATTCGGGATAGTAAGTGTCTTTATTAACATGGTACGTGTACTTGATGTCCTCAAATGTCATGTTGTCCATAACGTTTTGAAGTTGCGACGTCGTTTGCGGCATCGCCTTAGCGGCAACATCATTATAAAATTCTTTGACCTTGTCACCTTTTGCTGTCATCGATAAGACATACTCACCATCTTTTTCTTTCATATCAAATTCATCAACGTATTTTTTGAGTTTCTTTAAATTCTCGGCTGGGTCGATGTTCTGATTTTTCATAGCTTCCATTTGCTGACTGCTTGGGTTTTTGATTTTCATCCACTGCTTGCTCTGCTGTTTATTTTGCATGTATAACTGGTCTTTCGTCATATACATATCCGTCTTAAGCGACTGATTTTGTAGGTTTGTTTTCATTGTCATGTGGGCGAGCATCGGTTTGTTCTGAATTTGACTTGTCAGATTCGCTTGTGTTTTCATCGACTGCCCGGCGGCATCCATATTCATTGTTATGTCAGCATTCATCTGATAATTGTCAAGGTCCTTGGAGGCATCCGCTGCCTTCTCCAATACTTCCTTCGCCTGTAATGCCTTTCCGCCGCAGCCGGCCAAAGTAAGACTCAATGCCATTACAATCACTGTCACAAAACTGATCCGTTTGAACACAAACATGACCTCCTTAAGTTAATACCCCTGTCATTATATAGAAATTTTAGAGAAATATAAAGGGCATTTTCAAGATTATTAGCGTCTATTTTTTAATAACGACCTACGACCTTAAAACGTTTCAGCAAAAGCGAATCTACCAAATACTTATCAATGTATTAGTGAAATATTGCGATTTGCTATACAATGAAAAGAGACTTACATAACAAGGAGGATCTCTATGGATAGCAACTTTTTTCAAAATAACCGCCGGCGATTGATGGATCGTCTCCCGGATGATTCAATCACCATCATGTTCGCCGGACAAGCTCCAACCAAAACGGGAGACCAAGCCTACCACTTTACACCGAATCGAAATTTTTATTACTTGACCGGTATTGATGAAGAAAACATCATTCTATTAATGACGAAAGCCAACGGGACAACTAAGGAATACGTGTTTGTCGAGAAACCTGATCCGGTGATGGCTCGATGGATTGGCGAGAGCATGACAGAAGATGAGGCTGCGAACGCATCAGGGATTGAAACCACAGCCTATCTGGAGGATTTCAAAAAATATCTACAACGATTTTTAATGGCCCATCCTTATAAACAAGTGAATTTAGATTTGGAAAAACGCGATTGGGATGCGCCTGACACACCAGCGCACGTGTTTGCCAAAGACTTGCAATCGCGTTATCCATTTGTTCAAGTGAATAATATTTACCATGATATTTGCGAGTTACGTGTGTTTAAAACGCCTGAAGAAATTGAGCAAATTAAGGAAGCGTCACGAATCACGATTGAAGGCATCCATCATTTGATGAACAACACCAAACCAGGCATGACAGAAAATCAAGCAGAGGCTTACTT from Tuberibacillus sp. Marseille-P3662 encodes:
- a CDS encoding DUF6612 family protein, translating into MFKRISFVTVIVMALSLTLAGCGGKALQAKEVLEKAADASKDLDNYQMNADITMNMDAAGQSMKTQANLTSQIQNKPMLAHMTMKTNLQNQSLKTDMYMTKDQLYMQNKQQSKQWMKIKNPSSQQMEAMKNQNIDPAENLKKLKKYVDEFDMKEKDGEYVLSMTAKGDKVKEFYNDVAAKAMPQTTSQLQNVMDNMTFEDIKYTYHVNKDTYYPESMDMDMTLSVAGDENQSNDQSSNMELNQTMTMTFSKFNELDDISIPKKVKDNAKEVDMNKLGQNTDQ
- a CDS encoding LTA synthase family protein yields the protein MNRIIHNIRQQQLSIFTAILLIKLMMMSYFIYLTINFHIMVYDGLFILSVMLLIDALAKKRRFLKFFIADIVFTAIFISISLYFGYFGTLPTYYELGSVGQVPSLNGSVIVLFSPLDGLFFYDVIIMLIMLPFYLKRKDDVERVPLPSKRNKLQAVVAIVFLLIGTTGFFLNKTNEILDNGVLAKKSGIFNMQLIQAYASIKDDTLAIDPETLTLNKTLKIKGIEPEPVQEHPKFGVAEGRNLIVIQMESLQDFVIGRTINGQEITPHLNDLRGHSLYFNNIIQSIGAGNTSDAEFLMNTSLYPAGKRPTVDQFIDHKFPSLPKRLAEEGYHSATFHTDDVTFWNRDELYPALGYDDWYDKSYFGEQDVVGHGASDDVLYSKSMDVLKNMDKKGPFYANIVSITAHSPFEMPPEKQELDLPNKYNDTLIGDYLQAQHYADAALGRFIKKLKAEGLWQDSMLFVYGDHSGIHGDLMTDEDRRLLNDLLGQPYSPLEKFNIPLMVSIPGKTNDGQTISKYGGQIDFMPTAMSLLGVDYSDMTLFGQDLLAYDHNMFGMRYYLPSGSFFNQNILYIGESARKGVRVIDLSNGKHIEDQLNNPKDKYDQQYKKMLQLLDQSDAYIQTLPTRNIE
- a CDS encoding aminopeptidase P family protein; its protein translation is MDSNFFQNNRRRLMDRLPDDSITIMFAGQAPTKTGDQAYHFTPNRNFYYLTGIDEENIILLMTKANGTTKEYVFVEKPDPVMARWIGESMTEDEAANASGIETTAYLEDFKKYLQRFLMAHPYKQVNLDLEKRDWDAPDTPAHVFAKDLQSRYPFVQVNNIYHDICELRVFKTPEEIEQIKEASRITIEGIHHLMNNTKPGMTENQAEAYFDFTLKSNGVNDHAFNTICASGKNATVLHYEDNNDVIEDGDLVLLDLGAQWGYYSSDISHTFPANGTFTDRQKAVYDIVLDVLRRTNEKVKPGISIRELNDFAKQELANGCQNLGIIDDPEDISDYYFHSIGHLLGLDTHDVGTSATRPLEPGMVVTIEPGLYIEEESIGVRIEDDILVTEDGYENLTKDLKR